The segment GTGATCTCATCGATGTTTTGACGCAGAATCGTCTCCTCTTTTCCTTCAGCTCGCCTCAGGGTGATACTGGATGCCGTCTCGGCTGCGATCACACCGATTGCAGTGCGTCCTTCATCAGTGATGACAATGTAGTTCAGAAAGTTCGGAGAGACTTCCCGGTTGGGGTCGAGAATATGAATGAGAACCTCAGCGGGTGTTCGGTTTTTAATCGTTGCCAGATTGAAACCAACGTCATGACCCTCATTACCCAGTTTATGACAAGATGTACACAAGCGACGAAAGACTTTTTCTCCTCGCATGGAATCCTTGTCCAGTTTGATCGCGGACTGATATTGCTCAATCACTTCGGACCTCGGTCCAGGTGTGTCTGTCGCGAATAACTTCGCCGCTCGTTCTTTAATCGTTGCATCCCGATTTTTCATGAGCAGACCACGACGGATAGGGGAAATCTCACTGACGGGAACACCCCCATCTTCAATCGCATCGAATAATGCATTAATTCGTTCCGGTCGTGAGAGTAAAACTTCAACCACCTCAGTGCGTACAGTAGGAGTCAACTGTGCGTACATGACCAACAGTATTTCAGGAACCGAAGGATCAATATACTTACCAAGGGCATCCACGGCGGCGAGTTGCAGTTCCGGTGGTTGCTGGGGATTAAGAAGTTCTTTGAAAAGTGACTTCACTTCGAGCAAGGGTTTGAGCGCAAGTAGCTGAATTGCTTCCACCTTCGTCTCTGGCTCGACATTGTCTTGACCGACAATCTCTTCTGCCGACACGAATAATTCTTCGGATAAAGTATTCTGCCGGATAACGGTAAAGACGTTTAATCGACTACGCTGCATCCCATTTCCTAATGCCGTCAGAATACCAGCTCGAACAGGATCGAATGTCGGTTCAGTTACTGTGGAAGCTTGTAGCAAATAACCGAGCAATTGCTCGATCTGGTTGGGTTGTTTGCGAATGCCAATCATTTCCGCCAATTGTTCTGCAAATTCACGTCCTTCCGACTCCATAAACGCACGGTCAGCCATCATTCCAAACAAGAGCTCCGCTTCATGACCACCGGGTGAACTGAGGATAGCCGTTCGAGTCCAGAGATCACCTGCGTCCTGCCTTGCGATCTCGGCCAAGCCTTTGCTAATGGCTTTGGAATAGCGTTCTTCAGTAACCCCGCCAATGGATAGCGCGACTTGAAACCGAACTCGTGCGTTTTCATCCCGTGTCAGTGGCATTACGTGGTCCAATAACAGCTTCTGCTCTGGTATAGCTGCTCGGGATGGAATGGGCCGAGTTTCGAGTAAACGAGTCTCGGCCAACAGGACGGCTTGCTCCCGTACGCGTGGGGACTCATCCTTAAGGGCCTGGACCACGTCGTCAAATTCGAGTGCTCCCAACCCGTTCAGAGACCAGAGCGCATGGACTTTGGCGATGGGATTTTCACTTTGGTTCAGAATATTGCGTAATGGATCAACAGCAGCCTGATCTTGTCGTTCGTAAATCAGGCGATGGGCAGTTTCGCGCCACCAGCTGTTGGGATTCTCCAATTCAGCGACCAGTTCACTAATAGTCGCACTTCCTAAGTGCGGACGCCGGTGAACCTGATGGCCTTCCGGGTAGGATGGCGGCGCCAGTCGATAAATCCGTCCCCGATCGCGACCGCTCTCGAGGTCGAGATGAGCTTTAATGTCATCCGGAATCGACCAGGGGTGTTCGATCGTCTCGCGATACATGTCCAGAACATGGAGGGTTCCATCGGGGGCATTCACAAAGTTGACGGGGCGGAACCAGTTGTCCGTCGATGCCAGGAAATCGACTTCATCCTGAGCCCGATTGGCAATAAATGTCGGACCAGCCGCTTCCAGCTGATAGCGCATCACCAAGTTTCCAGCGACTTCGGCAATGAATGCGTTTCCATAAAACTCTTCAGGATACGCAGCACCGCGATAAATCGTGATCCCACTGGACGAGGTCACATATCCCGTAGCAGCCATTTCACTCCGTGGAGATTTCTTCGTGGCATCTGACGCGAGTCGTTGGGCATTGATCACTCGCCAGGGTTCAGGAGGGCTGATGCGAAATACCTGAATGGCGTCGCCTGCAACGGCGGAATCGTTAATTGCCTGACTGACGGGTAAGTCGGGATTCCGCGCGAGATATTTTTCCTGCAGGACGATATGCTGGGCGGGATTGCGAATGTTACAGATGTATCGATTTCCGAAATCATCGAACGTATTTCCAAACCGGGCGCCCCCAGTCAATACTTCAAACGAGTTGTCCGTCGGATCAATACGAAAATCATTTCGACGAAATTGAATCGGTTTGGCGCCGGGATCATCTCCCGGGGTAATGGAACCTCCATTACTTCCACCGGCAGCGTAGATTTTATGATCGAGTCCCCACTTTAGATTGTTCATCACTGCTTGAACATTGAATTTACGGAAGCCAGTGAACACCTTCTGGCGGATATCGGCTTTGCGGTCCCCGTCGGTATCTTTGAAGTACCAGAGGTCGGGAGTGGCGGCGACGAAGATGCCCCCTTTCCAGAAGGCGACGCCCGTTGGCCAGGAAAGCTTATCGGCAAAGATATCACTCTTGTCGAACTTTCCGTCGCCATCCGTGTCTTCCAGAATCCGAACGCGTCCGATGGGGAGCGATGTTTGTTCCTGCCAGGCGACATCGTGTTCGGGCCCTGTGTAAGGGTAGTCGCTCATTTCTACGACATAGGCGAGGCCGTTTTCGTCATACTGCATTGCAACCGGGTCGTAAACCAAGGGTTCAGCGGCCAGCAGTTCCATCCGGAAACCCTGTTGCAAAGCGAACGATGATTCCGCCTCATCTGGTTCCAGGGGTTGGATGTGTGGCAGAGCTTCCGCCAATACCTCATCAGTCTCATCCGCAGCCGTGTTAGCAATGAACTCCACGGTGAAGAGAGAGAGAAAAGCAAGGGCTAGAAGTGAGACGATCGATTGTTTCGACATCATGAGTCAGATTCTAATTTCAAGAGAGTCAGTGTTGTCGTTCGGTTCTGTCAGGAGTCATTCCGAAAACGATGAGCATTCCCGAAGCTTATCGCTTCACGTTGAAACCATCCCAGTTCCGATTCGACCATTTTTAATTGGGCCGACTCCAAATAAAAGAAGGGGCTATGCGAACCAAACAGAACGCGTTGGGGAGAGACTTTCTCCAATAGCTTTTCAACGCCCCCCACACCTTCCAGCATCGCAATGTCAAAACTGACGTTTTCAATACCTGTCAATGGGGCCAGCTTGTTAAGCGGAAGCGCACGAAACGCATTCAGGATCTGTAATTTAAGCTTCGGCCGTATGGTTACTAAATCCGCGAGTGGGGCTGCATCAACATGCGGGACGGGCACCAGAGGATGGTGGGTTCGCTCGTCTTCCATGCTCAGGACCAGCTGAACGATCAAGTTCTGTTCCACTGCGAGATCAAGCAATTCGGCGAAGTCTGGTATAGTAAGATCGTATCCATGATAATTGGGGTGTAAACGAATTCCGGGCATCGAGTAGTCTTCGCGACATCGACGAAGATCTTCTCGCCAGTCCGGAAGCATGGGATTCACTGATCCAAAGGGAACCAGCAACCCTTCGCCAGTTATGCGGCATTCTTCTGACAATCGTGCGTTGACACTGGCGATGTCGTGGTGAAACAGTCCGTCGAAACTTCCTGCCCACGCTTCGGTTACTCCCTTCTTTCTTAACTTGCCAATAAGCTTCGCAGTTTCATCACCCGGCAAGCGTCGGAACGGCCAACGGGAGAGATGGATATTGGTATCAATGAGCTCTGTCATCAGGACGCGAATCCTTTCGTCTCCAGAATGGGTGACAGCAAACGCTTCAAGTTTCCGGCGAAGATCAACTGTTTCTCTTCATCGCTGATCTCGGCTCCATATACCTTCGCCAACTGGGAGGCAAAACTTCGTCCACCGGCGTCACTTCCATAGATAACACGTTCGGCTCCAAGTTCACGTACTGCCATTTCGACGAGTCCGTTCGTAGGGTCAGATCCAGCTATGCCCAGAGAAACATGGGGGTAGTTGCGCACAGCACGAATTCCGAGTTCCCAGTTTCCACCCGCATGACCACAGATTAATTTCGCTTCCGGATGGCGTTCTGCCAACGCAATGAGATCTCCGGGTGTCGATTCCCCCGGTAGATTGCCTGTTGTTTTGATCCAGGTATGTTGGAAGACAACTGCGTTTAAGCGAGTCGCTTCAGTCACGATAGCATCGACGGCGTCATCATCCGCTCGTCCGGCGACCCATAACTTCACACCGACCATCGGCCCCTGCTCGATACAACGCTTCATTTCGGCCAGACTCGTCTCTAAGTGTTGAGGGCTGACATAGACATAAGCAAGTGCCCGGTCTTCTCTCTCCTTAATAGCATCGAGAACCTGGTTGTTCTGGCGAATGAGTTCTTCTGCACTGGGAGTCGTCTGGAATGGCCAACCCATGTAGAGAACCAGCTTGGAGATACTCAATCGGTCGGCGTATTGAAACAAGTTATCCATTCGATCCGCCGGGGTCTTGCCTGTGACACCAGAAAGATGGCAATGCTGGTCCCAAATTTCGAAGCGGGAGGGAGAGCCTGTATTGAGTTCCAAAGATTCTTTCGCGCCCTGCTCTGCAGCATCACTACTGCTATTGAAGGCGATTCCCATCGTCGCCGCCAGGGAAACATTCAGGCCCAGCCATTCGCGCCGAGTTAGTGGTAGATCGGATTCATCAGAAGAGTGAAATTGCATACGCTTCGCTCAATTGGCTTACAGCGGTGTCGGTTCAAGGGGGGCATTTCAGATCATTCCACCTTAGCCCACTAAATGACCCCACGCAAGCAACTGAAATGAGAGAAACGACTTGCGGCGATCTTCAAATTCGTGCAATTGTTTCGAGATTACTCCGGATTCCATGAAAGATTCCCGCAGGGAGAGTGTGTTAATATATAGACCGCCCCACCATCTGAAAGTCGTTATGAATATTCCTGAAACCCGAGCGAGCCTGATTCTCCGATTGTCCGACAAAACTGATGTCGAGGCGTGGGATGAATTTGTCACCATTTACCAACCGCTCGTCTACCGGTTGGCGTTAAAAAAAGGATTTCAGGATGCCGACGCACACGAATTAGTACAGGAAGTCCACCTGGCCGTTTCGCGAGCGGTGGATCGATGGGAGCCGATTTCAGGCGGCCCCCGGTTTCGAGACTGGCTGTTTCAGATCGCCCGAAATCTGATGATCAATTTTATGACTAGACGCAAGTATAAACCCTGGGCAACGGGCAGCCCTCAAATCGAAGCTCTATTGAACGAGCATGCCGATCCCCATGGTGAAGAATCCCGGTTATTCGATTTGGAATTCAGACGCGAAGTTTTCCAATGGGCAGCATGTCAGGTCGAAGAAAACGTTCAACCCAGTACGTGGCAGGCATTCTGGATGAGTAGCGTCGAAGATATTCCAATTCCTGAAGTTGCCGAACGACTGCAAATGACCGTCGGAGCCGTTTACATTGCCAGAAGCAGAGTAATTGGTCGTATTCGCAACCACGCCCACAAATATGCAGAAGTTAATGACAGGAGCAACGGATGAGTAATCAACAAGTGCATTGTGACGACATGCAATTGAATTTGCTGCTTTCGGGAGACATAGACAGCAACGAAGTACAACTGTGGACAACTCATATCGATCATTGTCAGCAGTGTCAGGATCGACTGACGGCAAAAGCATCGGATGAACAAGGTTGGCAGGATATTTCTGCGTTTCTTCGCGAGGGCTATAAAAGTGATCGTGGCATTTCACATGAACAACGTTCCCAAACCAGAGCGTTCGTTCCCGACCTTAATTTTCTGGAGAAACCTC is part of the Polystyrenella longa genome and harbors:
- a CDS encoding amidohydrolase family protein → MQFHSSDESDLPLTRREWLGLNVSLAATMGIAFNSSSDAAEQGAKESLELNTGSPSRFEIWDQHCHLSGVTGKTPADRMDNLFQYADRLSISKLVLYMGWPFQTTPSAEELIRQNNQVLDAIKEREDRALAYVYVSPQHLETSLAEMKRCIEQGPMVGVKLWVAGRADDDAVDAIVTEATRLNAVVFQHTWIKTTGNLPGESTPGDLIALAERHPEAKLICGHAGGNWELGIRAVRNYPHVSLGIAGSDPTNGLVEMAVRELGAERVIYGSDAGGRSFASQLAKVYGAEISDEEKQLIFAGNLKRLLSPILETKGFAS
- a CDS encoding sigma-70 family RNA polymerase sigma factor; the protein is MNIPETRASLILRLSDKTDVEAWDEFVTIYQPLVYRLALKKGFQDADAHELVQEVHLAVSRAVDRWEPISGGPRFRDWLFQIARNLMINFMTRRKYKPWATGSPQIEALLNEHADPHGEESRLFDLEFRREVFQWAACQVEENVQPSTWQAFWMSSVEDIPIPEVAERLQMTVGAVYIARSRVIGRIRNHAHKYAEVNDRSNG
- a CDS encoding PVC-type heme-binding CxxCH protein; this translates as MMSKQSIVSLLALAFLSLFTVEFIANTAADETDEVLAEALPHIQPLEPDEAESSFALQQGFRMELLAAEPLVYDPVAMQYDENGLAYVVEMSDYPYTGPEHDVAWQEQTSLPIGRVRILEDTDGDGKFDKSDIFADKLSWPTGVAFWKGGIFVAATPDLWYFKDTDGDRKADIRQKVFTGFRKFNVQAVMNNLKWGLDHKIYAAGGSNGGSITPGDDPGAKPIQFRRNDFRIDPTDNSFEVLTGGARFGNTFDDFGNRYICNIRNPAQHIVLQEKYLARNPDLPVSQAINDSAVAGDAIQVFRISPPEPWRVINAQRLASDATKKSPRSEMAATGYVTSSSGITIYRGAAYPEEFYGNAFIAEVAGNLVMRYQLEAAGPTFIANRAQDEVDFLASTDNWFRPVNFVNAPDGTLHVLDMYRETIEHPWSIPDDIKAHLDLESGRDRGRIYRLAPPSYPEGHQVHRRPHLGSATISELVAELENPNSWWRETAHRLIYERQDQAAVDPLRNILNQSENPIAKVHALWSLNGLGALEFDDVVQALKDESPRVREQAVLLAETRLLETRPIPSRAAIPEQKLLLDHVMPLTRDENARVRFQVALSIGGVTEERYSKAISKGLAEIARQDAGDLWTRTAILSSPGGHEAELLFGMMADRAFMESEGREFAEQLAEMIGIRKQPNQIEQLLGYLLQASTVTEPTFDPVRAGILTALGNGMQRSRLNVFTVIRQNTLSEELFVSAEEIVGQDNVEPETKVEAIQLLALKPLLEVKSLFKELLNPQQPPELQLAAVDALGKYIDPSVPEILLVMYAQLTPTVRTEVVEVLLSRPERINALFDAIEDGGVPVSEISPIRRGLLMKNRDATIKERAAKLFATDTPGPRSEVIEQYQSAIKLDKDSMRGEKVFRRLCTSCHKLGNEGHDVGFNLATIKNRTPAEVLIHILDPNREVSPNFLNYIVITDEGRTAIGVIAAETASSITLRRAEGKEETILRQNIDEITSSGQSLMPEGLEKDITPQQMADLISFLLENPPASSGE
- a CDS encoding amidohydrolase family protein, with amino-acid sequence MTELIDTNIHLSRWPFRRLPGDETAKLIGKLRKKGVTEAWAGSFDGLFHHDIASVNARLSEECRITGEGLLVPFGSVNPMLPDWREDLRRCREDYSMPGIRLHPNYHGYDLTIPDFAELLDLAVEQNLIVQLVLSMEDERTHHPLVPVPHVDAAPLADLVTIRPKLKLQILNAFRALPLNKLAPLTGIENVSFDIAMLEGVGGVEKLLEKVSPQRVLFGSHSPFFYLESAQLKMVESELGWFQREAISFGNAHRFRNDS